The following are encoded together in the Glycine max cultivar Williams 82 chromosome 8, Glycine_max_v4.0, whole genome shotgun sequence genome:
- the LOC100818301 gene encoding 50S ribosomal protein HLP, mitochondrial, with protein sequence MAAIFASRCSRVGRSLFGGLSNSSPGLFTTLHEMTCKNMFSQQQRTFIQMRTVLKVVDNSGAKKVMCIQALKGKKGARLGDTIIASVKEAHPNGKVKKGKVVYGVVVRAAMQKGRCDGSEVKFDDNAVVLVDKQGQPIGTRVFGPVPHELRQKKHVKILTLAGHIA encoded by the exons ATGGCTGCAATCTTTGCTTCCAGATGCTCTCGTG TGGGCCGTTCTCTGTTCGGTGGATTAAGCAACAGTTCCCCTGGTTTATTTACCACATTACATGAGATGACatgcaaaaatatgttttctcaG CAACAACGTACCTTCATACAGATGAGGACTGTTCTCAAGGTTGTGGATAACTCGGGGGCTAAAAAGGTGATGTGCATACAGGCATTGAAAGGGAAGAAAGGGGCAAGATTAGGTGACACAATAATAGCATCTGTGAAGGAAGCACATCCTAATGGAAAAGTGAAGAAAGGAAAGGTTGTATATGGGGTAGTGGTGCGTGCGGCAATGCAAAAGGGGCGTTGTGATGGCAGTGAAGTCAAGTTTGATGATAATGCTGTGGTGCTTGTTGACAAGCAAGGCCAACCTATTGGAACCAGAGTTTTTGGACCAGTGCCTCATGAGCTAAGGCAAAAGAAGCATGTCAAGATTCTTACCTTGGCAGGGCACATTgcataa